From the genome of Eucalyptus grandis isolate ANBG69807.140 chromosome 2, ASM1654582v1, whole genome shotgun sequence, one region includes:
- the LOC104433349 gene encoding alpha/beta hydrolase domain-containing protein 17B: protein MGSATSSMAAKFAFFPPTPPSYRVYADESTGRLRMSDVSQRDDVDVMKLRTKRGNEIVAVYVKHPSASLTLLYSHGNAADIGQMYHIFVELSLHLGVNLLGYDYSGYGQSSGKPSEQDTYADIEAAYKCLQETYGAKEEDVILYGQSVGSGPTLELAIRLPCLRAVILHSPILSGLRVMYPVKRTLWFDIYKNIDKIPLVNCPVLVIHGTEDDVVDCSHGKQLWEQCKEKYEPLWLKGGSHCNLEVFPEYLKHLRKFISAIEKLPRVRDVSEQSTDNSELPLIATEASRDKSRLSADNREKSRPSTGQQDKARLSTDSRDKSRSSTDKREKSRKSVDRLMKSRNSTDQPEKARNSFDRLGDMVRSVGLCNVDCLKPTALEA, encoded by the exons ATGGGTTCTGCAACGTCGTCCATGGCGGCGAAGTTCGCCTTCTTCCCCCCGACGCCGCCGTCGTACCGCGTCTACGCGGACGAGTCGACGGGGAGACTGAGGATGAGCGACGTGAGCCAGAGGGACGACGTGGACGTGATGAAGCTGAGGACCAAGAGAGGGAACGAGATCGTCGCCGTGTACGTGAAGCACCCGTCGGCCTCCTTGACCCTCCTCTATTCCCACGGGAACGCGGCCGATATTGGACAGATGTATCACATCTTCGTGGAGCTCAGCCTCCATCTGGGCGTCAATCTTCTTGG GTATGACTATTCAGGGTATGGACAATCTTCGGGAAAG CCGAGTGAGCAGGACACGTATGCTGACATAGAGGCGGCTTACAAGTGCCTTCAAGAGACATACGGAGCAAAGGAGGAAGACGTAATATTGTACGGTCAGTCGGTCGGAAGTGGACCTACTCTAGAGCTTGCCATACGGTTGCCTTGTTTGAGGGCTGTAATTCTTCACAGTCCAATCTTGTCTGGTCTTCGAGTCATGTATCCCGTGAAGAGAACACTCTGGTTTGACATATATAAG AATATTGACAAAATTCCTCTGGTTAACTGCCCGGTTCTGGTCATTCAT GGAACTGAAGATGATGTAGTAGATTGCTCCCACGGCAAGCAGTTGTGGGAGCAGTGCAAAGAAAAGTATGAACCATTATGGCTTAAAGGAGGGAGCCACTGTAATTTGGAGGTCTTCCCTGAGTACTTGAAGCATCTCAGGAAGTTCATATCCGCCATTGAGAAACTACCTCGTGTTCGCGATGTATCTGAACAAAGTACAGATAATTCTGAACTTCCTCTGATTGCCACTGAAGCGAGTAGGGATAAGTCCAGGCTAAGTGCGGATAATAGGGAGAAATCAAGGCCGAGCACTGGGCAACAGGATAAGGCAAGGCTAAGTACGGACAGCAGAGACAAGTCAAGATCCAGCACTGacaagagagaaaaatcaagaaagagcGTGGATCGGCTTATGAAATCAAGAAACAGCACAGATCAGCCGGAGAAAGCTAGGAACAGCTTTGACCg GTTGGGAGATATGGTGAGGTCAGTCGGGTTGTGCAATGTCGATTGCTTGAAGCCAACAGCTTTAGAAGCCTGA